A single window of Pontiella agarivorans DNA harbors:
- a CDS encoding RsmB/NOP family class I SAM-dependent RNA methyltransferase: MDKDSQQKPLPEKVVRRHAELLEEILPGFSTLVIDEGRPADLLLQSFLRSRRELGSRDRRFLAQAVFSYFRWYGWTVHKIGLNPSEACLLGNALESTALSQSFHYLEKRLNLPFPVECMGGLTPEQKCERLNALLADLEDFQPLELNDLVLPEFGSVVDPQKAEACIRSFQQRPPAWIRTRSDAETITTALAEKGVSSGMHDKVEAAVSVDPGISLQHLLGDYSGQFVVQDLASQCVGLIADPKEGSDWWDCCAGAGGKSLHLADLMRDGKILSTDVRIPALKELKKRARKYGIRGIRTQPFNATTDEPFTKLFDGVLVDAPCSGWGTWNRNPDARWRSSRRDVIQCATRQLKILNNVKWCVKPGGLLIYAVCTFTRPETEEVVMNFLDQHDDFKPEPFLNPLTGEQTDGQLQIWPWECPGDGMFITRLRRAE, encoded by the coding sequence ATGGATAAAGATTCCCAGCAAAAACCCCTTCCGGAAAAGGTAGTCCGGCGTCACGCAGAACTTCTTGAAGAGATTCTGCCCGGCTTTTCAACACTCGTGATAGACGAAGGTCGGCCCGCCGATTTACTGTTGCAGAGTTTCCTGCGCTCGCGACGCGAACTCGGCTCGCGCGACCGTCGGTTTCTGGCGCAAGCCGTCTTTTCTTATTTCCGCTGGTATGGCTGGACCGTACATAAAATCGGACTCAATCCCTCCGAAGCCTGCCTGCTGGGCAATGCCCTCGAGTCTACAGCACTTTCCCAGAGTTTCCACTATTTGGAAAAACGGCTGAACCTTCCCTTCCCGGTGGAATGCATGGGCGGACTGACCCCGGAACAAAAGTGCGAACGACTTAACGCTCTCCTGGCCGATCTGGAGGATTTCCAACCTTTGGAACTGAACGATCTGGTGCTCCCGGAGTTCGGCAGCGTGGTTGACCCCCAAAAAGCAGAAGCCTGTATCCGCTCCTTCCAGCAGCGCCCTCCCGCCTGGATCCGGACGCGGTCCGATGCAGAAACCATTACCACCGCACTCGCCGAAAAAGGCGTGTCCAGCGGAATGCACGATAAGGTTGAAGCCGCCGTTTCCGTCGATCCCGGCATCAGTCTCCAGCATCTGCTGGGCGATTATTCCGGCCAGTTCGTTGTACAGGACCTGGCATCACAATGCGTCGGCCTGATTGCCGATCCGAAGGAGGGCAGCGACTGGTGGGATTGCTGCGCCGGAGCCGGCGGTAAATCCCTCCATCTGGCCGACCTGATGAGAGACGGAAAAATTCTCTCCACCGATGTCCGCATTCCCGCCCTGAAAGAACTGAAAAAACGGGCCCGTAAATATGGGATCAGAGGCATACGCACACAACCGTTCAATGCCACGACCGACGAACCGTTTACGAAACTCTTCGACGGCGTACTGGTGGATGCCCCCTGCTCCGGCTGGGGAACCTGGAACCGCAATCCGGATGCCCGCTGGCGCAGCTCACGCCGCGATGTGATCCAATGCGCAACCCGCCAGCTCAAAATCCTGAACAATGTCAAGTGGTGTGTTAAGCCCGGCGGACTGCTGATTTATGCCGTCTGCACCTTTACCCGCCCGGAAACCGAAGAAGTCGTTATGAACTTTCTAGATCAACACGACGATTTCAAACCTGAGCCGTTCCTCAACCCGCTGACCGGCGAACAGACCGACGGTCAGTTACAGATATGGCCTTGGGAGTGCCCCGGCGACGGCATGTTTATTACCCGCCTCAGACGGGCTGAATAG
- a CDS encoding ammonium transporter has product MQKSKRTALAAVFMALLCSTGTVCAADGSPEVDTGTTAWMLTSTGLVLLMVPGLAMFYGGLVRTKNVLGTMMHSFAAMAIVGVLWMICGYAMSFGSGILGGWCGWNSDYFLLKGIDETIMDCGIPEYVFAMFQGKFAIITPALIAGAFAERVKFRGYCIFIALWSLLIYNPLCHWVWAEDGFLFQKGAIDFAGGTVIHISAGAAALVCAFYLGPRRGYPKTAMHPNNLVMTMMGAGLLWVGWFGFNAGSSVASGLVTAQALTVTQVAAAAGALSWMILEGILHKKVSTLGFVSGVLAGLVAITPAAGAVQPWGALVLGLVSSVLCYLAIEMKNKLGYDDTLDVFGIHGVAALWGAIGLTFVLRPGTIDGSMAHQLWVQIEGCLVSLAYAGIMTFILVVFVDKVFGFKMSEDEECAGMDHSLHSERGYGMVNLNS; this is encoded by the coding sequence ATGCAGAAATCTAAACGGACGGCCCTTGCGGCGGTCTTCATGGCCTTGCTGTGCTCGACCGGTACCGTATGCGCGGCCGATGGATCACCCGAAGTGGATACCGGAACCACAGCCTGGATGTTAACCTCTACCGGCCTGGTGCTGCTGATGGTTCCCGGCCTGGCCATGTTCTACGGCGGCCTTGTGCGTACTAAAAATGTACTCGGCACCATGATGCACTCTTTCGCCGCCATGGCGATTGTCGGTGTACTCTGGATGATTTGCGGCTATGCCATGAGCTTCGGCTCCGGCATCCTCGGTGGCTGGTGCGGCTGGAACTCCGACTATTTTCTGCTCAAGGGGATCGATGAGACCATCATGGACTGCGGCATCCCGGAATATGTCTTCGCCATGTTCCAGGGCAAATTCGCCATCATCACTCCGGCGCTGATTGCCGGGGCCTTTGCGGAGCGCGTCAAATTCCGCGGCTACTGCATCTTTATCGCGCTGTGGAGCCTGCTGATTTACAATCCGCTCTGCCACTGGGTCTGGGCCGAAGACGGCTTCCTCTTTCAAAAAGGCGCCATCGACTTTGCCGGCGGCACGGTTATTCATATTTCCGCCGGCGCGGCCGCCCTCGTCTGCGCGTTCTACCTCGGCCCGCGCCGCGGCTATCCCAAAACCGCCATGCACCCCAACAACCTCGTCATGACGATGATGGGTGCCGGCCTGCTGTGGGTCGGCTGGTTCGGCTTCAATGCCGGCTCCTCCGTCGCCTCCGGCCTCGTCACCGCCCAGGCGCTCACCGTCACGCAGGTGGCCGCTGCCGCAGGAGCTCTCTCCTGGATGATCCTCGAAGGCATTCTGCATAAGAAAGTTTCCACGCTCGGCTTTGTTTCCGGCGTACTCGCGGGTCTCGTGGCCATCACCCCCGCCGCCGGAGCCGTGCAACCCTGGGGTGCGCTGGTGCTTGGCCTCGTCTCTTCGGTCCTCTGCTACCTTGCCATTGAGATGAAAAACAAACTCGGCTATGACGACACGCTCGACGTCTTCGGCATCCACGGCGTCGCCGCCCTCTGGGGAGCCATCGGCCTCACCTTTGTTCTGCGTCCCGGCACGATTGATGGTTCCATGGCCCATCAGCTCTGGGTCCAGATCGAAGGCTGCCTCGTCTCCCTCGCCTATGCCGGCATTATGACCTTCATCCTCGTCGTATTCGTTGACAAAGTATTCGGCTTTAAAATGAGCGAAGACGAAGAATGCGCCGGCATGGATCACAGCCTCCACTCCGAACGCGGCTACGGTATGGTGAACCTCAACTCATAA
- a CDS encoding M48 family metalloprotease: protein MDFFARQDQARRSTLLLIAQFSIAVAGSILLVYFLPVVFWHFYKVAQATVPPDFQGWYPELFIGVCGVTLMVVLGGAALKIAELRRGGGSSVATLLGGREILPSTEDFYERRLRNVVEEMAIASGVPVPPVYVMPREKGINAFAAGFGTNDAVVAVTYGTMTGLTRDELQGVIAHEFSHILNKDMALNIQLIGFLHGLLIIGLTGRVLLHFSGDIGRSRNGAKLAFPILAAALILLAVGFTGYFFGNMIKASISRHRERLADASAVQFTRNPGGLASALKKIGGLAHGSRINCPQAGQASHMFFGSGVRSLFSTHPPLKQRIQWLEPGFNGKYEAVTLDSIATVLAQSEGAPRPVDQAQPISEIYGSSDLSQNRYNRTGASGQQGSPSASDTPRTAGGPPASRKTARTPEPINGHQLLESVGRPMEKHVETAKMLIASIPDQVREAASTPYGARMLVYFLLLDPRKEILNTQMNIIEHMAEPEVFQSLENALPSLGTIDPALRLPIVDLTIPALRFLSEHQYDAFMQVVDALAAADQKTDLFEFSLQHVLKHHLDPVFGKTPKRPIVNYYAIRGLAAEASTVLSALARKCHPSETDASDAFLAGAAVIQKPKTELQFKNSEECTWDRLDAALNKFNESSSQVKKELLAAALACMMHDHEITVSEVELFRAIAVTLDCPVPPWVTPIRMNQ, encoded by the coding sequence ATGGATTTCTTTGCCCGACAGGATCAGGCCCGGCGCAGCACGCTGCTGCTGATTGCACAGTTTTCCATTGCAGTGGCCGGAAGCATTCTGCTCGTCTATTTCCTGCCGGTCGTCTTCTGGCACTTCTACAAAGTCGCACAGGCCACCGTCCCACCGGATTTTCAGGGGTGGTATCCGGAACTCTTTATCGGCGTATGCGGTGTCACGCTGATGGTGGTACTCGGCGGAGCCGCCCTGAAAATTGCGGAACTTCGGCGCGGCGGCGGCTCATCGGTCGCCACCCTGCTCGGCGGGCGCGAGATTCTACCTTCGACCGAAGACTTTTATGAACGCCGCCTGCGTAATGTGGTGGAGGAGATGGCGATTGCCTCCGGCGTTCCCGTTCCGCCGGTTTATGTGATGCCGCGCGAAAAAGGCATCAATGCCTTCGCCGCCGGTTTTGGCACCAACGATGCCGTCGTTGCGGTAACCTACGGTACCATGACCGGCCTCACCCGCGATGAACTGCAGGGCGTGATTGCTCACGAATTCAGCCATATTCTCAATAAGGATATGGCCCTGAATATTCAGCTGATCGGTTTTCTGCACGGGCTGCTGATCATCGGCCTCACCGGGCGGGTGCTGCTGCATTTCAGTGGCGATATCGGCCGTTCGCGCAACGGCGCGAAACTGGCCTTCCCCATTCTGGCTGCCGCACTGATTCTATTGGCGGTCGGTTTCACCGGCTATTTTTTCGGGAATATGATCAAAGCCTCCATCTCCCGGCACCGCGAGCGACTGGCCGATGCCTCGGCCGTTCAGTTTACACGGAATCCCGGCGGCCTCGCATCGGCTCTGAAAAAGATCGGCGGTCTCGCCCATGGCTCCCGCATCAACTGTCCACAGGCCGGACAGGCCAGTCATATGTTTTTCGGCAGCGGCGTCCGCAGTCTGTTCTCGACCCACCCGCCGCTCAAGCAGCGGATCCAATGGCTGGAACCCGGCTTCAATGGAAAATATGAAGCGGTCACGCTCGACTCCATCGCGACGGTGCTCGCCCAAAGTGAAGGCGCTCCGCGCCCGGTTGATCAGGCACAGCCTATCTCCGAAATATACGGATCTTCGGATCTTTCACAGAATCGATACAACCGGACAGGTGCTTCCGGGCAGCAGGGCAGTCCGTCCGCCAGCGACACACCCCGCACCGCGGGCGGCCCGCCTGCTTCCCGCAAAACAGCCCGCACGCCCGAACCGATCAACGGTCACCAGCTGCTCGAATCAGTCGGCCGACCCATGGAAAAGCATGTGGAAACCGCCAAAATGCTCATCGCCTCCATCCCGGATCAGGTGCGGGAAGCTGCTTCAACTCCCTACGGAGCACGCATGCTCGTTTATTTTCTTCTCCTCGATCCGCGCAAAGAAATTCTCAACACACAGATGAACATTATTGAACACATGGCCGAACCTGAAGTTTTCCAGTCGCTGGAAAATGCACTTCCAAGCCTTGGAACAATAGATCCCGCCCTGCGCCTGCCGATCGTGGACCTCACCATTCCCGCCTTGCGATTTCTTTCTGAACATCAGTACGATGCATTTATGCAGGTGGTCGATGCGCTGGCCGCAGCCGATCAGAAAACGGATCTTTTCGAATTTTCCCTCCAGCACGTACTGAAACATCACCTCGATCCCGTATTTGGAAAAACACCCAAGAGGCCGATCGTCAATTATTACGCCATCCGCGGCCTCGCCGCCGAAGCCTCGACAGTCCTTTCCGCCCTCGCCCGAAAATGCCACCCCTCGGAAACCGATGCTTCCGACGCTTTTCTCGCCGGAGCAGCCGTCATACAGAAACCGAAAACCGAACTGCAGTTCAAAAATTCCGAGGAATGCACCTGGGACCGGCTTGATGCCGCGCTGAACAAATTCAATGAATCCTCCAGCCAGGTAAAAAAGGAACTTCTCGCCGCCGCCCTTGCCTGCATGATGCACGACCACGAAATTACGGTTTCAGAAGTCGAACTTTTCCGCGCCATCGCCGTCACCCTCGACTGTCCCGTCCCGCCCTGGGTCACCCCCATCCGCATGAATCAATGA
- a CDS encoding amino acid aminotransferase: MWKEIEAAPADAILGLTEAFKKDKNPGKVNLGVGVFKDDAGTTPILNCIKTAEKKLVETETTKGYLPIPGNPAYGAGVQKLLFGADSEVIRSNRAATLHTPGGTGALRTGADLLKKFKPAAKVWVSTPTWANHKGIFTAAGYEIADYPYYNAETKGVKYDELIETLEGVPAGDVVLMHVCCHNPTGVDLVGEQWDKVVEIAKAKGWTPFLDFAYQGFGDSIEEDRAAVEKFAAAGIDFVVASSFSKNFGLYNERTGAFTIVTPSAEETAVALSHAKLTVRVNYSNPPAHGGLAALTVLADDALYEQWIDEVAGMRDRIKAMRAKLVDGLVARGVEQDFSYIKEQRGMFSFSGLSDDIVEWLKVNKSIYIVKGGRINVAGLTSKNIDYVCDAIAEALKA; encoded by the coding sequence ATGTGGAAAGAAATTGAAGCCGCTCCGGCAGATGCAATTCTCGGACTGACCGAGGCGTTCAAAAAGGATAAAAATCCCGGCAAGGTCAATCTCGGCGTCGGCGTTTTTAAAGATGATGCGGGGACTACCCCGATCCTGAACTGCATCAAGACGGCAGAGAAAAAGCTGGTCGAGACGGAAACCACAAAGGGCTATCTTCCAATTCCCGGAAATCCGGCCTATGGTGCGGGCGTCCAGAAACTGCTGTTCGGTGCGGACAGCGAAGTGATCCGCTCTAATCGGGCGGCCACGCTGCATACCCCCGGCGGAACCGGTGCGCTGCGCACCGGGGCCGACCTGCTGAAAAAATTTAAACCGGCGGCGAAAGTCTGGGTCAGCACACCCACCTGGGCCAACCATAAAGGGATCTTCACTGCTGCCGGCTACGAAATTGCCGATTATCCGTACTACAATGCAGAAACCAAAGGCGTGAAATACGATGAGCTGATTGAAACTCTGGAAGGTGTTCCGGCCGGTGATGTCGTGTTGATGCATGTCTGCTGTCATAATCCGACCGGAGTTGATCTTGTGGGTGAGCAGTGGGATAAGGTGGTCGAGATTGCCAAAGCCAAAGGCTGGACGCCGTTCCTCGACTTTGCTTATCAGGGGTTTGGCGACAGCATTGAAGAAGACCGCGCGGCAGTTGAAAAGTTTGCCGCTGCCGGAATCGATTTTGTGGTGGCGAGTTCATTCTCGAAAAACTTCGGTTTGTATAATGAACGAACCGGCGCATTCACCATCGTGACGCCTTCTGCGGAAGAAACGGCTGTTGCGCTCAGCCATGCGAAGCTGACTGTACGGGTGAACTATTCCAATCCGCCGGCGCACGGAGGACTGGCGGCGCTGACCGTGCTGGCCGATGATGCGCTTTATGAACAGTGGATCGACGAAGTGGCCGGTATGCGCGACCGAATCAAGGCCATGCGTGCAAAGCTGGTCGACGGTCTCGTGGCACGCGGTGTTGAGCAGGATTTCTCTTACATCAAGGAACAGCGCGGCATGTTCTCTTTCAGTGGACTCTCGGATGACATTGTGGAGTGGCTGAAAGTGAACAAGTCGATCTATATCGTGAAAGGCGGCCGCATCAATGTGGCGGGCCTGACCTCGAAAAATATCGACTATGTCTGCGATGCGATTGCTGAAGCGCTGAAGGCGTAA
- a CDS encoding HU family DNA-binding protein: MAAATKSDIIAKMADDAGITKVQAKAALESLVTQAYKGGKSKDGFTIPGIGKITKTRRKARKGRNPATGETIKIAAKTVVKIKTLKACQDGIVPPKKK, translated from the coding sequence ATGGCAGCAGCAACTAAAAGTGACATCATCGCTAAAATGGCCGACGACGCCGGCATCACCAAGGTTCAGGCCAAAGCCGCACTCGAATCGCTTGTCACTCAGGCCTATAAAGGTGGAAAATCCAAAGATGGATTCACCATTCCGGGCATTGGAAAAATCACTAAAACCCGCCGCAAAGCACGTAAAGGCCGTAATCCGGCCACCGGTGAAACGATCAAAATCGCTGCCAAAACCGTCGTAAAAATTAAAACCCTCAAAGCCTGTCAGGACGGAATCGTTCCGCCGAAAAAGAAATAA
- the der gene encoding ribosome biogenesis GTPase Der, whose translation MAIVGRPNVGKSALFNRLIGRRVSIVHEEVGVTRDRVACEANWNGERFELIDTGGLGHFDKQVSEDRIVAGTEEQAKIAIADASFIIFVTDITAGLTPLDEEVGRILHESGLPVLLAANKTDNPEREENICDFDQLGFPTFAVSAIQNRGIGPLLEELIPKLPQEKNPTEKNPLRVAVVGRPNAGKSSYINRLLKDERVIVSDIPGTTRDSIEVPFTIGKGESARHYELIDTAGVQKDTRGKGAVDWFSNLRTDKAIERADVVIMVLDAETGPTSRDKKVAAKIIDAQKGCLILCNKWDLAEEADQDITQTQYLPALREALPFMGFAPVLFVSAKSGYNIKRSVEAIDYVAAMTRTEITTGVLNRVIEQAVAKYPPPIAKGKRLKIFYATQSGTNPIYFKVFVNDPANARSNWLAYLQNQFREAFGLEGAPIYIKLVARSRPKQR comes from the coding sequence GTGGCAATTGTAGGCCGGCCGAATGTTGGAAAATCAGCACTGTTCAACCGGTTGATCGGACGACGGGTATCCATCGTGCACGAAGAGGTCGGCGTCACGCGCGACCGAGTGGCCTGCGAGGCCAACTGGAACGGCGAGCGGTTTGAGCTGATTGATACCGGCGGACTGGGCCATTTCGACAAACAGGTTTCCGAGGACCGGATTGTGGCCGGAACGGAAGAGCAGGCGAAAATCGCCATTGCCGATGCGTCGTTCATTATCTTTGTCACTGACATCACCGCCGGACTGACTCCGCTCGACGAAGAGGTCGGGCGCATCCTTCATGAAAGCGGACTGCCTGTTTTGCTCGCAGCCAATAAAACCGACAATCCGGAACGCGAGGAAAATATCTGCGATTTCGACCAACTCGGCTTTCCGACTTTTGCGGTTTCCGCCATTCAGAACCGCGGCATCGGCCCTCTTCTGGAAGAGCTTATTCCAAAACTACCGCAGGAAAAAAATCCCACCGAAAAGAATCCCCTGCGGGTCGCGGTGGTGGGCCGCCCGAATGCGGGAAAATCATCTTATATCAACCGGCTGCTCAAAGACGAACGCGTGATCGTCTCGGATATTCCAGGCACAACACGCGATAGTATCGAAGTTCCTTTCACCATCGGAAAAGGCGAAAGCGCCCGGCACTATGAACTGATTGACACGGCCGGCGTACAGAAAGATACGCGCGGTAAAGGCGCAGTTGACTGGTTTTCCAACCTCCGGACAGATAAAGCCATTGAGCGGGCCGATGTAGTGATTATGGTGCTTGATGCCGAAACCGGGCCAACCAGCCGGGATAAAAAAGTAGCGGCTAAAATCATCGATGCCCAAAAAGGCTGTCTGATTCTCTGCAACAAATGGGACCTCGCCGAAGAAGCGGACCAGGACATCACGCAGACCCAATATCTTCCGGCATTGCGCGAAGCACTGCCGTTTATGGGCTTTGCTCCGGTGCTGTTTGTTTCCGCTAAAAGCGGCTACAACATCAAACGCTCCGTCGAAGCCATCGACTATGTCGCCGCCATGACCCGCACGGAAATCACCACCGGCGTGCTCAACCGGGTAATCGAACAGGCTGTAGCCAAATATCCCCCGCCGATCGCCAAAGGTAAACGCCTCAAGATTTTTTATGCCACACAGTCGGGAACCAACCCGATCTATTTCAAGGTCTTCGTGAACGATCCAGCCAACGCCCGCTCCAACTGGCTGGCTTATCTGCAAAACCAGTTCCGCGAAGCCTTCGGGTTGGAAGGCGCCCCGATCTACATCAAGCTCGTCGCGCGCTCGCGGCCGAAACAAAGATAA
- a CDS encoding P-II family nitrogen regulator, with the protein MKLITAIIQEDKLDEVREALTAAEIGRITVTRVDGHGRQESTEIYRGHPVAPNLIPKVEIKIAVNLDFVEPAIDAILKSARHGEGGRVGDGKIFITPLEECVRIRTGERGNEAI; encoded by the coding sequence ATGAAATTGATTACAGCCATTATACAGGAAGATAAACTCGACGAAGTCCGCGAGGCGCTCACCGCCGCCGAAATCGGGCGCATCACCGTCACCCGCGTTGACGGCCACGGCCGTCAGGAAAGCACCGAGATCTACCGCGGGCACCCCGTCGCCCCGAATCTGATCCCCAAGGTGGAAATTAAAATTGCCGTAAACCTGGATTTTGTGGAACCGGCCATTGATGCCATCCTTAAATCCGCACGTCACGGTGAAGGCGGAAGAGTCGGCGACGGCAAAATCTTCATTACCCCCCTGGAAGAGTGCGTCCGCATTCGCACCGGCGAGCGCGGAAACGAAGCCATTTAA
- a CDS encoding LemA family protein, protein MIALLVLLGLIVVLILWTVGMYNGLVVLRNRFKNAFAQIDVQLKRRYDLIPNLVETAKGYMEHERETLEAVIQARNQAASAGKAAAANPGDAGAMAGLLGAEGMLTGALGKLFALSEAYPDLKANQNMMQLTEELTSTENKISFARQAYNDAVTVYNTKREVFPSNIIAGMFNFAPAVLFEVEDEAVKEAPKVSFD, encoded by the coding sequence ATGATTGCTTTACTCGTACTGCTCGGACTTATCGTGGTGCTGATACTGTGGACCGTCGGGATGTACAACGGTCTCGTGGTCCTGCGTAACCGCTTTAAAAACGCTTTTGCCCAGATCGATGTGCAGCTGAAACGCCGCTACGACCTGATTCCCAATCTCGTTGAAACCGCCAAAGGTTATATGGAGCACGAGCGCGAAACCCTCGAAGCCGTCATTCAGGCGCGCAACCAGGCCGCCTCTGCAGGCAAAGCCGCCGCCGCAAATCCGGGCGATGCCGGAGCGATGGCCGGACTGCTCGGCGCGGAAGGCATGCTGACCGGAGCGCTGGGCAAACTGTTCGCACTCTCCGAAGCCTATCCGGATCTCAAGGCCAATCAGAACATGATGCAGCTGACTGAGGAGCTGACCTCCACCGAAAATAAAATTTCTTTCGCGCGGCAGGCCTATAACGACGCCGTCACGGTCTACAATACAAAACGCGAAGTCTTCCCCTCCAACATCATCGCCGGCATGTTTAACTTTGCACCGGCTGTACTTTTTGAAGTCGAAGACGAAGCCGTCAAAGAAGCACCGAAAGTCAGCTTTGATTAA
- a CDS encoding class I SAM-dependent methyltransferase — MNDLRKNQFSCPLCENPDGERYYEDGARLYVRCGQCALIFVPESFWLSAAEEKAEYDRHENGVDDPGYRKFLSRLVIPMLGKLAPGQHGLDFGCGPGPALSMMMQEAGHRMTVYDPFYADSPEVLEATYDFICTTEVVEHLCDPRREFTTLFSCLKPGGWLGIMTKLTRDDRNAFANWHYIRDRTHICFYHRTTFEYLAMSFGVSVRFMGPDVILMQKPV; from the coding sequence GTGAACGATCTGCGTAAAAATCAATTCAGTTGCCCGTTGTGCGAAAACCCGGACGGTGAACGGTACTATGAAGACGGTGCGCGGCTGTATGTGCGGTGTGGTCAGTGTGCGCTTATTTTTGTTCCGGAATCGTTCTGGCTGAGTGCGGCGGAGGAGAAAGCGGAATATGACCGGCATGAAAACGGGGTTGACGATCCGGGGTATCGTAAATTTCTTTCGCGGCTGGTGATTCCAATGCTTGGAAAACTGGCACCGGGGCAGCACGGGCTGGATTTCGGGTGCGGGCCGGGGCCGGCACTTTCGATGATGATGCAGGAGGCGGGACATCGAATGACGGTTTATGATCCGTTCTACGCGGATAGCCCCGAGGTCTTGGAAGCGACCTATGATTTTATCTGTACGACGGAAGTGGTAGAGCATCTGTGCGATCCGCGGAGGGAATTTACCACGCTGTTTTCCTGTCTGAAGCCCGGCGGCTGGCTGGGCATTATGACCAAGCTGACGCGGGATGACCGCAATGCTTTTGCGAACTGGCACTATATCCGCGATCGCACCCACATCTGTTTTTATCACCGGACGACATTTGAATATCTCGCAATGTCTTTCGGAGTCTCGGTCCGGTTTATGGGACCGGACGTGATTCTGATGCAGAAGCCGGTCTGA
- a CDS encoding nucleoside-diphosphate kinase, giving the protein MSKELGYVLVTPYTLRKSRTGGVLGRLMSRTGLDLVAARMIGPSTELVKRYADLIRSEDEVWPEIREVLSDYIEREMVPMEDGHVHRVLMLLFEGENAVQKLRDAIGGFEDSIESADTIRGTFGDYIKDHEGNVTYFEPAVLAAPTVEIAKKTIGLWAEFSEEDGGILDNTIRMADEKDAEQALVIIKPDNFTFPSSRPGNIMDIFSRTGLRLIGTRVQKMSLAQAQEFYGPVQNVLREKLGGRAVNKACEVLKNEFEFEMPDEVREALEGTLGPAYGDNQFYSIMQYMTGLWAPDVDADAIGDEGVARSMVLVYAGDNAIEKIRGILGPTDPSKAEPGSVRKEYGTDIMVNAAHASDSPENAQREIGILKVAEDTIARWYNQYYA; this is encoded by the coding sequence ATGTCAAAGGAACTTGGATATGTTTTGGTTACTCCGTACACATTACGTAAGTCACGTACTGGCGGGGTGTTGGGTCGCCTGATGAGCAGGACGGGCCTGGATCTGGTTGCGGCACGGATGATCGGTCCGAGCACCGAACTGGTTAAACGGTACGCGGATCTGATCCGCAGCGAGGATGAAGTCTGGCCCGAAATTCGCGAAGTACTTTCGGATTATATCGAACGCGAAATGGTTCCGATGGAAGACGGTCACGTGCATCGTGTACTGATGCTGTTGTTCGAAGGTGAAAATGCCGTACAGAAACTGCGCGATGCCATCGGCGGATTTGAAGATTCCATCGAAAGCGCGGATACGATCCGCGGTACGTTCGGCGACTATATTAAGGACCACGAAGGAAATGTGACGTATTTCGAGCCGGCGGTCCTCGCGGCTCCGACCGTTGAAATTGCGAAGAAGACCATTGGCCTCTGGGCGGAGTTTTCCGAAGAAGACGGCGGAATTCTGGATAACACCATTCGTATGGCCGACGAAAAAGATGCCGAGCAGGCACTGGTTATCATTAAACCGGATAACTTTACGTTCCCGAGCTCGCGTCCGGGTAACATCATGGACATTTTCTCCCGCACCGGATTGCGTCTGATCGGCACCCGGGTGCAGAAAATGAGTCTGGCACAGGCACAGGAGTTTTACGGTCCGGTTCAGAACGTTCTGCGTGAAAAACTGGGCGGCCGTGCTGTGAATAAAGCCTGCGAAGTACTCAAAAATGAGTTTGAATTTGAAATGCCGGACGAGGTGCGTGAAGCGCTCGAAGGCACACTGGGGCCGGCATACGGCGACAATCAGTTCTACAGTATCATGCAGTACATGACCGGTCTTTGGGCTCCGGATGTGGATGCAGATGCCATCGGCGATGAAGGGGTTGCGCGAAGTATGGTGCTGGTTTATGCCGGTGATAATGCCATTGAGAAAATCCGCGGAATTCTCGGTCCGACAGATCCCAGCAAGGCGGAGCCGGGTTCGGTCCGTAAGGAATACGGCACCGACATTATGGTCAACGCCGCGCACGCTTCCGATTCGCCGGAAAATGCACAGCGTGAAATCGGCATTTTGAAAGTGGCCGAAGACACCATTGCGCGCTGGTATAACCAATATTATGCGTAA